The following proteins are co-located in the Primulina tabacum isolate GXHZ01 chromosome 11, ASM2559414v2, whole genome shotgun sequence genome:
- the LOC142518952 gene encoding putative WRKY transcription factor 31, whose product MDKGWGLALDKSDQVGFFGSKSIFGFNLSPMLTNKNKGLIMFPVNSSGKEELEAVPLQPTGSQQKVVLGVVDFFSEKSKPANDTNATIKNEVPHVEANTRRESDVNTGLQLVTVNTRSDQSTVDDGVYSERADDKRAKNELAQLQVELERMNAENQRLRGMLTQVSNNYTAMQMHLVTLMQQQQISRTDSTQEHEIVDIKSTEEKEEENGRVSRQFLGLTPANQSVEEQSNSSSEERTVSGSPNNNMELSRNKRIAREGSMESEGLGPNKHPKLNPVKSADQSTEATMRKVRVSVRARSEAPMISDGCQWRKYGQKMAKGNPCPRAYYRCTMAVGCPVRKQVQRCAEDLTILITTYEGTHNHPLPPAAMAMAFTTSAAANMLLSGSMPSADGLMNPNFLARTVLPCSSNLATISASAPFPTITLDLTQNSNPLLFERPSPHFQVPFPVPPQNFVPVPNPSSIPQVYGHVLYNQSKFSGLQMSWDHINEAAAQLTGSTSQHPQLHQPPHHPSFADTLSAATAAITTDPNFMASLAAAITSIMAGSHPHNSTSTPDNVNKGNINKTSGSFPGN is encoded by the exons ATGGACAAAGGATGGGGACTTGCCCTTGATAAATCCGATCAAGTTGGTTTTTTTGGGAGCAAATCGATTTTTGGATTTAACCTGAGTCCGATGTTGACAAATAAGAACAAGGGATTGATTATGTTTCCGGTAAATTCGAGTGGAAAAGAAGAGCTTGAAGCAGTGCCCTTGCAACCCACCGGCAGCCAACAAAAGGTGGTCTTAGGTGTAGTAGACTTCTTCTCGGAGAAAAGTAAGCCGGCTAATGATACGAACGCCACTATTAAGAACGAAGTTCCACATGTTGAAGCAAATACACGCAGGGAATCTGATGTAAAT ACTGGTTTGCAACTTGTAACCGTTAACACAAGAAGTGATCAATCAACTGTGGATGATGGCGTATATTCCGAACGTGCTGATGATAAGCGAGCCAAGAATGAG CTGGCACAACTTCAAGTTGAACTGGAAAGAATGAACGCTGAAAATCAGAGGTTGAGAGGGATGCTTACTCAAGTGAGCAACAACTACACAGCAATGCAGATGCATCTTGTGACTTTGATGCAGCAGCAACAGATTTCAAGAACTGATAGTACGCAAGAACACGAG ATTGTAGACATAAAAAGTACTGAAGAAAAAGAAGAGGAAAATGGAAGAGTTTCACGACAGTTCTTGGGCTTAACCCCCGCTAATCAGTCGGTGGAGGAACAATCCAACTCTTCATCAGAAGAAAGAACTGTTTCAGGATCCCCTAACAACAACATGGAATTATCGAGGAACAAAAGGATTGCGCGGGAAGGGAGCATGGAATCTGAAGGATTGGGTCCTAACAAGCATCCTAAATTGAATCCTGTTAAGTCCGCTGATCAATCTACTGAGGCTACCATGCGTAAAGTTCGTGTTTCAGTTCGAGCACGATCAGAAGCTCCCATG ATTTCGGATGGATGCCAATGGAGGAAGTACGGACAAAAGATGGCCAAAGGGAACCCATGTCCCCGAGCTTATTATCGGTGCACAATGGCAGTCGGTTGTCCAGTGCGCAAACAA GTTCAAAGATGTGCCGAGGACCTAACAATCTTGATCACAACCTATGAAGGAACACACAACCACCCGCTACCTCCGGCCGCCATGGCCATGGCGTTCACCACCTCCGCCGCCGCAAACATGCTCCTTTCAGGGTCTATGCCCAGTGCCGACGGGTTAATGAATCCCAATTTCTTAGCAAGAACGGTTCTCCCATGTTCATCCAActtggctacaatatcagcTTCTGCTCCATTTCCCACAATCACACTCGATCTCACACAAAATTCAAACCCATTACTATTTGAAAGACCCTCACCACATTTCCAGGTCCCATTTCCTGTGCCCCCACAAAATTTTGTACCGGTTCCAAATCCATCATCGATTCCTCAGGTTTATGGTCATGTCCTTTACAATCAGTCCAAGTTTTCGGGTCTCCAGATGTCTTGGGATCACATTAACGAAGCCGCAGCTCAATTAACGGGTTCAACGTCGCAACATCCGCAGCTTCACCAGCCGCCGCACCACCCTTCTTTTGCGGACACCCTCAGCGCAGCCACGGCGGCTATTACCACCGATCCTAATTTCATGGCCTCCCTTGCCGCCGCCATCACCTCCATTATGGCCGGTTCTCATCCGCATAACAGCACTTCCACCCCCGACAACGTAAATAAAGGCAATATCAACAAAACCAGCGGCAGTTTTCCTGGGAACTAG
- the LOC142519384 gene encoding LOW QUALITY PROTEIN: putative pectate lyase 2 (The sequence of the model RefSeq protein was modified relative to this genomic sequence to represent the inferred CDS: deleted 1 base in 1 codon): MAAPTSLPLTLITLLLAFVNLSPSLAKSYYTPKILNPIDSCWRSKSNWAANRHALANCAVGFGKNAIGGKYGAIYVVTDPSDDPGNPKWGTLRYGVIQAKPLWIVFGRSMVITLKNELMINSYKTIDGRGAKVEIAYGPCITIQHVSHVIIHGISIHDCKPGKSGIVRDSPTHAGRRRGSDGDGIDIFDSTDVWIDHCYLAHCYDGLIDVIHASTGITISNNFFSNHDKVMLFGHDDKNVEDKAIKVTVAFNHFGPGLVQRMPRVRLGYAHVANNRYDQWKMYVIGGSANPTIFSEGNYYMAPNNRDRKLVTKREVKSGWTNWKWRSSKDKFMNGAYFVPSGYGSISPGYTYAQSFRVADGSLAPALTSDAGPLTCTAYKPC, from the exons ATGGCTGCCCCAACTTCTCTTCCACTAACCCTAATTACCCTCCTTCTAGCTTTCGTCAACTTATCTCCATCACTAGCTAAGAGTTACTACACTCCCAAAATCTTAAATCCAATAGACTCATGCTGGAGGAGTAAGTCAAACTGGGCCGCTAATCGTCATGCCCTGGCTAATTGCGCAGTTGGGTTCGGTAAAAATGCCATTGGAGGAAAATATGGTGCAATTTATGTCGTTACAGATCCATCAGACGACCCAGGAAACCCTAAATGGGGTACCCTTCGGTACGGTGTGATCCAAGCTAAACCATTGTGGATTGTTTTTGGTAGAAGCATGGTTATTACACTGAAAAATGAACTCATGATCAATAGCTACAAGACCATAGATGGAAGAGGGGCTAAAGTGGAGATTGCTTATGGGCCATGCATCACTATCCAGCATGTTAGCCATGTGATCATCCATGGGATCAGTATTCATGATTGCAAACCTGGAAAATCGGGTATAGTTCGTGATAGCCCGACCCATGCTGGGCGTCGTCGTGGATCTGATGGTGACGGGATCGACATATTTGATTCAACTGATGTTTGGATCGATCATTGTTATCTTGCTCACTGTTATGATGGATTAATTGATGTAATTCATGCCTCG ACTGGAATCACTATTTCTAACAACTTCTTCTCTAACCACGACAAA GTTATGTTATTTGGGCACGACGATAAAAACGTAGAAGACAAAGCAATAAAAGTGACAGTAGCATTTAACCATTTTGGCCCGGGTTTAGTTCAAAGAATGCCAAG GGTTAGGCTAGGTTACGCACATGTGGCAAACAATAGATATGATCAATGGAAGATGTATGTCATCGGCGGAAGCGCGAATCCCACCATTTTCAGTGAGGGAAACTACTACATGGCGCCTAATAACCGTGACCGGAAACTA GTTACAAAGAGAGAGGTGAAGAGTGGTTGGACGAACTGGAAATGGAGATCATCAAAGGACAAATTTATGAATGGCGCATACTTTGTTCCATCTGGATATGGAAGCATTTCCCCAGGCTACACCTATGCGCAGTCATTTCGAGTGGCTGATGGATCCTTGGCTCCGGCTCTAACATCCGATGCAGGCCCATTGACCTGCACTGCCTACAAACCATGTTGA
- the LOC142518737 gene encoding uncharacterized protein LOC142518737: MPAASPAECAAGAALRSVLQRVNNASDLSGRASDRIRVVAMSKTKPVPLIRQVYDAGHRHFGENYVQELVEKAHQLPDDIEWHFIGNLQSNKVKPLLNGVPNLSMVETVDDEKVNKYYLVFFVPEREPYKWQVPYSLK, from the exons ATGCCTGCGGCTTCCCCTGCTGAATGCGCGGCTGGGGCGGCGCTACGATCGGTACTCCAGCGGGTTAACAACGCCTCCGATCTTTCCGGCCGTGCATCCGATCGTATTCGAGTTGTGGCCATGAGCAAGACTAAACCGGTACCACTCATCCGCCAAGTTTATGACGCCGGCCACCGCCACTTTGGCGAAAACTATGTCCAAGAACTCGTAGAGAAAGCTCATCAG cTTCCTGATGATATAGAGTGGCATTTCATTGGGAATTTGCAGAGCAATAAAGTGAAACCTCTTCTAA ATGGTGTTCCAAATCTTTCCATGGTGGAGACTGTAGATGATGAGAAGGTAAACAAATATTATCTTGTATTTTTTGTACCGGAACGAGAACCTTATAAATGGCAGGTACCATATAGTTTGAAGTAA
- the LOC142518936 gene encoding LOW QUALITY PROTEIN: protein STRUBBELIG-RECEPTOR FAMILY 8-like (The sequence of the model RefSeq protein was modified relative to this genomic sequence to represent the inferred CDS: inserted 1 base in 1 codon), producing the protein MVKCTLTNRCDAVYILVMDKAVVSSSVFLTRLLVIWAVIFSFGVPVYANTDPNDVQGLQVLYTSLNSPWQLTGWRSSGGDPCGELWNGVICLGSSVVSLHMSGLGLSGTMGYLLNNLVSLKTFDLSSNNIHDSIPYQLPPSLTSLNIANNNISGNLPYSLSSMTSLSYLNVSRNILSQGVGDMFANHSALATLDISFNNFTGDLPPSFSTLTNLSTLRVQNNKLTGSLNVLVGLPLIDLNVANNNFSGWIPQELNSVTSFVYDGNVFANGPAPPPPPYTPPPPGQSGGSSRAPQSGHTPRSNVPNAGNGNKKNGLTTGSILGLVLGSLSATILLLLALVFCLRRRSKKEIAARTSVESLHDNDNVNTEMQEHRVKTTATVSDLKPTAVESMAVRQIQGKNGSVKRVKSPITATSFTVATLQTATNSFSQENLIGEGSLGRVYRAEFPNGKIMAIKKIDSAALSLQEEDNFLEAITNMSRLRHPNIVALAGYCAEHGQRLLVHDYIGHANLHDTLHYADERSKMLTWNGRVRVALGTARALEYLHEVCLPSIVHRNLKSANILLDDELNPHLSDCGLASLIPNTERQVSSTQIIGSFGYSAPEFALSGIYTVKSDVYSFGVVMLELLTGRKPLDSSRVRSEQSLVRWXTPQLHDIDTLAKMVDPVLNGMYPAKSLSRFADIIALCVQPEPEFRPPMSEVVQALVRLMQRAVIVKRQPSEDSGFAFKNPDHEAVDLL; encoded by the exons ATGGTCAAATGCACGCTCACAAACCGCTGTGACGCAGTGTACATTCTGGTAATGGATAAAGCGGTGGTCAGCTCTTCTGTATTCCTCACTCGCCTTCTAGTGATCTGGGCGGTGATCTTCAGCTTTGGTGTTCCCGTTTATGCTAATACTGATCCTAATGATG TACAAGGGCTTCAAGTTTTGTACACTTCATTGAATAGTCCTTGGCAGCTAACAGGATGGAGATCCAGTGGTGGTGATCCCTGTGGAGAGTTGTGGAATGGAGTTATCTGCCTAGGTTCTTCTGTAGTGTCTTT GCATATGTCTGGGTTGGGACTGAGTGGAACAATGGGATACTTGCTCAACAACCTTGTGTCACTAAAGACATT TGATTTGAGTAGCAACAATATCCATGATTCTATTCCGTATCAGTTACCACCAAGCCTGACAAGCct AAACATTGCAAACAACAACATAAGCGGGAATCTTCCTTACTCTCTTTCTAGTATGACCTCACTTAGTTACCT GAATGTCAGCAGAAACATTTTGTCTCAGGGAGTTGGAGATATGTTTGCCAATCATTCAGCACTAGCAACCTT GGATATTTCATTCAATAATTTTACTGGAGATCTCCCACCTTCCTTTAGTACTCTAACCAATCTTTCAACTCT TCGAGTGCAGAATAATAAACTTACTGGTTCTCTAAATGTTCTCGTCGGTTTGCCTTTAATCGATTT AAATGTTGCTAACAACAATTTTAGTGGCTGGATACCCCAGGAACTAAACTCGGTCACCAGTTTTGT ATATGATGGAAATGTGTTTGCTAATGGTCctgctcctcctcctccaccataTACCCCACCTCCTCCAGGTCAATCTGGCGGGAGCAGTCGCGCTCCTCAAAGTGGTCATACACCTCGATCTAATGTCCCAAATGCTGGAAATGGAAATAAGAAGAATGGGTTGACAACAGGGAGCATATTGGGGTTAGTTCTAGGATCTTTGTCTGCAACAATTTTGTTGCTTCTTGCACTAGTTTTTTGCCTTCGAAGGAGATCCAAGAAAGAAATTGCTGCACGAACCTCAGTCGAAAGCCTTCATGACAATGATAATG TGAACACAGAGATGCAAGAGCACCGGGTGAAGACAACAGCCACTGTATCTGATCTCAAGCCCACGGCAGTGGAAAGCATGGCTGTCAGACAAATACAGGGAAAAAATGGATCTGTCAAAAGAGTGAAGTCTCCAATAACCGCCACTTCTTTTACAGTTGCCACTCTTCAAACTGCAACTAATAGCTTTAGTCAGGAAAATCTGATTGGTGAAGGTTCTCTTGGTCGTGTCTATAGGGCAGAGTTTCCCAATGGGAAG ATTATGGCCATAAAAAAGATAGACAGTGCAGCATTGTCCCTGCAGGAGGAAGATAATTTTCTTGAAGCCATTACTAATATGTCACGTCTGAGACATCCAAATATTGTTGCACTGGCAGGATACTGTGCAGAGCACGGTCAACGTCTTCTGGTTCATGATTATATTGGACATGCTAACTTACATGATACACTGCACTATGCTGATGAGAGGAGCAAAATGCTGACATGGAATGGACGGGTTAGAGTAGCACTTGGCACTGCTCGGGCTTTGGA GTACTTGCACGAAGTGTGTTTGCCTTCCATTGTACATAGAAACTTGAAGtccgcaaacattttacttGATGATGAGTTAAATCCCCACCTTTCAGATTGTGGATTAGCTTCTCTAATACCGAACACAGAACGACAG GTTTCTTCAACCCAAATCATTGGTTCGTTTGGATACAGTGCACCTGAGTTTGCCTTATCTGGGATATACACTGTAAAAAGCGATGTATACAGTTTTGGTGTTGTTATGTTGGAGCTTCTGACTGGCCGGAAACCTCTTGATA GTTCAAGAGTGAGATCAGAACAGTCACTTGTGAGAT CCACTCCTCAACTCCACGATATCGATACTCTAGCAAAGATGGTTGATCCTGTCTTAAATGGAATGTATCCGGCAAAGTCTTTGAGCCGTTTTGCAGATATCATTGCCCTCTGTGTTCAG CCTGAGCCTGAATTTCGACCTCCCATGTCTGAAGTCGTGCAAGCCCTGGTTCGGTTGATGCAAAGGGCAGTGATCGTCAAGAGACAACCCAGTGAGGATTCAGGTTTTGCATTCAAGAATCCAGATCATGAAGCAGTTGACTTGCTGTAG